The genomic interval CCATAGGCAAGATGTTTACCGACCTTGTGATTAATGGCTCCGATGGGCGCAAACACCGACTGAGCGAGTGGTGTGGCAAGGGCAACTATGTGCTCATAGACTTCTGGGCAAGCTGGTGCGGACCCTGTCGCAGGGAGATGCCCAACGTGGTGAGATGCTACGAGGCATATCACAAGAAAGGCTTCGAGGTTATAGGCATCTCTTTCGATAACAACAAGGCAGCGTGGCTTGAGGCTATAAAGGAACTTAACATGCCGTGGATTCATCTTAGCGACCTGGCAGGGTGGAAGAGTGTAGGGGCTTCAACCTACGGCATCAGGAGCATTCCCTCAAACATACTTCTCGACAAGAATGGAAAAATCATTGCTGTTGACCTTCGCGGCTATGCTCTTGACGAACAATTAGAAAAAATATTCAATAAATAACTAATTCTCTCCTATATCGACAAAAAAATGCAAACGTTTTAGCAAGATTTTGCAATCTCTGCTTTGCAATTCGAAAAATTGTTATTACTTTTGCAGCGTTTTAAAACAAATCACTATTTCTAGGTATATATAGGTTTTTCATTTTATACATTTATTTAACAAAATGGCTAAAGAAAAGAAATTTATCACCTGTGATGGTAACGAGGCTGCGGCTCACGTGAGTTACATGTTCTCGGAGGTAGCTGCTATCTACCCCATCACCCCGTCTTCGCCTATGGCGGAGCATGTTGACGAGTGGGCCGCCCGTGGTCGTAAGAACCTCTGGGGCCAGACCGTCAGTGTTCAGGAAATGCAGTCAGAGGCTGGTGCAGCCGGTGCTGTTCACGGTTCTCTGCAGGCTGGTGCCCTCACCACTACATTCACCGCTTCTCAGGGTCTGCTCCTGATGATTCCTAACATGTACAAGATTGCCGGTGAGCTGATTCCTTGCGTATTCGACGTTTCTGCCCGTACGCTGGCTTCACACTCTCTCTGTATCTTCGGTGACCACCAGGACGTGATGGCTTGCCGTCAGACTGGTTTCGCTATGCTCTGCGAGGGCTCTGTACAGGAGGTAATGGATATGACCGCCGCCGCTCACCTGGCTTCTCTCGAGACCTGTGTACCTTTCGTTAACTTCTTCGACGGTTTCCGCACCTCTCACGAGTATCACAAGATTGAACTGCTCGACCAGGAGGATGTTCGTCCTCTTGTTAAGGAAGAGTACATCAAGCGTTTCCGCGATCGTGCTATGAGCCCTGAGCGTCCTATCACTCGTGGTACCGCTGAGAACCCCGAGACTTTCTTCACACACCGTGAGGCTTGCAATCCTTACTACGATGCAGTGCCCGAGGTTGTTGAGAAGTATCTGGGCGAGCTCTCTAAGATCACAGGTCGTGAGTATCACCTCTTCTCTTACTACGGAGCTGAGGATGCTGACCGCATGATTATCCTGATGGGTTCTGCTACCGATGCTGCCCGTGAGGCTATCGACTATCTGAACGCTAACGGTCAGAAGGTTGGTATGATTTCTGTTCACTTGTATCGTCCGTTCTCTGTGAAGCACCTGCTGGCAGCCGTTCCTAAGACTGTTAAGAAGATTGCCGTATTGGATCGTACCAAGGAGCCCGGTGCTAACGGCGAGCCTCTGTATCTCGACGTGAAGGATGCCTTCTTCGATGTTCAGGATCGTCCTGTTATCGTTGGTGGCCGCTACGGTCTTGGTTCTCACGACACCACTCCCGCTCAGATCATCAGCGTGTTCAACAACCTCGCTATGCCCGAGCCCAAGAACCACTTCACTATCGGTATCGTAGACGATGTGACCTTTACCTCTCTGCCTGAGGTTGAGGAGATTGCTCTCGGTGGTAAGGGTATGTTCCAGGCTAAGTTCTATGGTCTGGGTGCCGATGGTACCGTTGGTGCTAACAAGAACAGCGTAAAAATTATTGGTGACAACACCGACAAGTACTGCCAGGCTTACTTCTCTTACGACTCTAAGAAGTCGGGAGGTTTCACCTGCTCTCACCTGCGTTTCGGTGATACACCTATCCGCTCTACCTATCTGGTAACTACACCTAACTTCGTAGCTTGCCACGTTCAGGCTTACCTCCACATGTACGACGTTACACGTGGTTTGCAGAAGAACGGTCAGTTCCTGCTGAACACCATCTTCGACGCCGACGAGCTCGAGAAGTTCATGCCTAACAAGGTAAAGCGCTACTTCGCACAGAACAACATCACTGTTTATACCATCAACGCTACTAAGATTGCACAGGAGATTGGTCTGGGTAACCGTACCAACACCATCCTCCAGTCTGCATTCTTCCGTATCACCGGCGTTATCCCCGTAGAGCTCGCTGTTGAGAAGATGAAGGCTGCTGCCTTGAAGTCTTACGGAGCTAAGGGTCAGGACGTTGTTGATAAGAACTATGCCGCTATCGATCGTGGTGGTGAGTATGTTCAGCTGACTGTTAAGCCTGAGTGGGCAAACCTGGCTGACGACGCAGAGAAGCAGGACGATGCACCCGCATTCGTTAAGGAGCTCGTTCGTCCTATCAACGCTCAGGCCGGTGACCTGCTGAAGGTTTCTGACTTCGTGAAGCACGGCACCGTCGACGGTTCTTGGGAGGTTGGTACAGCCGCTTACGAGAAGCGTGGTGTTGAGGCCTTCGTTCCCGTTTGGAACAAGGAGAACTGTATCCAGTGTAACCAGTGTGCTTACATCTGTCCTCACGCTGCTATCCGTCCATTCGTCCTCGACGAGAACGAGCTGAAGGGCTTCGCAGCTGCTGCGGATACTCTCGAGATGAAGGCTCCTGCCGCTATGAAGGGCATGCACTTCCGCATCGAGACTTCAGTACTCGACTGTCTGGGTTGCGGTAACTGTGCTGATATCTGCCCAGGCAATCCTAAGACTGGCAAGGCTCTTACCATGGCTCCATTCAATCCTGATGCTGCCGATATGGTTCAGGAGGCTAAGAACTGGGAGTACCTGGTTAAGAATGTTAAGTCTAAGCAGAACCTCGTTGACATCAAGAGCAATGTTAAGAACTCACAGTTCGCTCAGCCTCTGTTCGAGTTCTCTGGCGCTTGCTCTGGTTGCGGTGAGACTCCTTATGTGAAGCTGATCAGCCAGCTGTTCGGTGATCGTCAGATGATTGCCAACGCTACCGGTTGTTCTTCTATCTACTCTGCTTCTATTCCTTCTACACCTTATACTAAGAACGAGAAGGGTCAGGGTCCTGTATTCAACAACTCACTGTTCGAGGACTTCTGCGAGTTCGGTCTCGGTATGGCTCTTGGTAACAAGAAGATGAAGGAGCGCGTAGCTAAGCTGCTCGCTGAGGCTTGCGAGAAGTGCGATGTTACTCCCGAATACAAGGCTCTCGCAGAGGAGTGGATTGCCAACAAGGACGATGCCGACAAGACCAAGGAGATTGCTCCGAAGCTGCGTGCTGAAATCGCTGCTTGCGCTGCCAAGGGTTGCGAAATCTGCAAGGAACTGCAGACCCTCGACCACTACCTCGTCAAGCGCAGCCAGTGGATTATCGGTGGCGACGGTGCTTCTTATGATATCGGTTACGGCGGTCTCGACCACGTCATCGCTTCTGGTGAGGACGTCAACATCCTCGTGCTCGATACTGAGGTTTATTCTAACACCGGTGGTCAGGCCTCTAAGGCTACTCCTCTTGGTGCTATCGCTCAGTTCGCTGCTCAGGGTAAGCGCATCCGCAAGAAGGATCTGGGTATGATTGCTACCACCTACGGTTATGTATACGTAGCTCAGATCGCTATGGGCGCCGACCACGCACAGACCCTCAAGGCTATCCGCGAGGCTGAGGCTTGGCACGGACCTTCCATCATCATCGCCTACGCTCCCTGTATCAACCACGGCTTGAAGGCCAAGGGCGGTATGGGTAAGAGCCAGGCTGAGGAGAAGAAGGCTGTTGAGTGCGGTTACTGGCACCTGTGGCGCTACAACCCCGCTCTGGCCGAGGAAGGCAAGAATCCGTTCAGCCTCGACTCTAAGGAGCCGAACTGGGCTAACTTCCACGACTTCCTGCTGGGCGAGGTTCGCTACCTGTCAGTGAAGAAGGCTTATCCTAACGAGGCCGAGGAGCTGTTCGCTGAGGCACAGAAGATGGCTCAGATTCGCTACAAGAGCTATATCCGTAAGGCAGCTGAAGATTGGTCTGAGTGAGCGTAATGCCAAGCTTGCTTGAGCATTACCGAACGTACGAGCAGTCATGATGTAGTCATAACTGGGAAGATTAAGAAAAAAGTGTGGTCAGGAGTTTTGCTCCTGACACACCTGCCATACAAGAAAAGAGCGGCGCGTCCATTATGGATGCGCCGCTTTTCTTTACATCATAGTCATGCAACTCTGCACTCCCAAGCTTGTCGCTATCGCGGTAAGTATCGCCGCAATTGTCTGCAAAATAAATTTCCACGTTTCGTTCTTCATATTTTTTTATTTGTCAAGAATTAGAGAGTCTGCCACGAGGTGAGAAGTAATATTATAAAAGTATGGTCAAGGTTTCAAAGCCTTGACCATACTTATATGAGTATAGTTGATTGGAATCAGAGTTCGTCGCTGGTTATACCTTTGGGCAACTGACGGCAGTTGTAGCCAGAGGCCATGATTTCGCCGTAGGCACCCGCAGAACGTATAGCTATTAGGTCGCCACGATGGGTCTCGTTAAGGTCGATCTGCTTGGCAAATACATCGGTTGACTCACAGATTGGACCAACAACATCGTAAGACTCAGTGGCGCTATCACTTGACAGGTTTTCAATCTTGTGATAAGCCTGATAGAGAGCAGGACGGATGAGGTCAGTAAAGCCAGCATCAACAATACAGAACTTCTTAAACGCACCTTCCTTTATATATAATGTTCGCGTGATGAGAGAACCACATTGAGCAACGACGGCGCGACCAAGCTCGAAGTGAAGGCTTTGACCTGTACGCAGCTTTAATGTGCGGGCAAAGGTGTCGAAATAGGACTTGAAATCGGCTATGGGCAAACGGTTGGGGTGCTCGTAATCTACACCAAGACCTCCGCCTACGTTTATGTGCTCAACTGTGATGCGATGACGCTCGAGCTCATCCTGAAGCTCGTTGACACGGTTGCAGAGTGCCTTGAAGTCATTCATGTCGAGTATCTGGCTACCAATATGGAAATGGAGTCCAACGACTTGAATGTTCTGAAGACAGGTGGCGTGTTCTATGACAGGAACCATATCACGCATGGCAATGCCAAACTTATTCTCAGCCAAGCCCGTGGTTATATTGGCATGGGTATGAGCACCGACATTGGGATTCAGACGGAAGGCTACGCGAGCAGTCTTACCTTTCTGATGTGCCAGTTGGTTGATGACTTCCAGTTCGGGAATGCTCTCAACATTGAAGCAGAAGATGTTATTGTCAAGTCCAAGGTTTATCTCCCAATCGCTTTTGCCGACACCAGCATATACTATCTTCGAGGCGGGAAAGCCAGCACGAATGCATGCTTCAATCTCACCTCCGCTGACACAGTCGGCACCAAAACCTGCATTGCGGATGATGCGCAGCAGCGAGGGATTTGCATTGGCCTTGACAGCATAGTGAACATGCCAGTTTTCATGACGTTCCACCTCGTCGTTGATGGTCTGCAGAGTCTTGCGAAGCAAATCTGCATCATAGTAGTAGAACGGTGTCCTGATGCTCTGGAATCGCTCTAAAGGAAACTGTCCTTTCATATCTATTTGGGTTTTTAACTAATTTAGTTTTGTGTGTTGTTATAATACGAATATCGTATTCAAAGTTTGTTTTACGACCACGAATTAAATGAATTCTACGAATACTCGTATGGTTATTAATTCGTGGTCGCTAAACTATTTTTATCTTATACTATTTGAACAGCGTGTCGCTGAGTGACTGTAGGGCGCGACGCTTATCTTCCTCACGGATGAGGAATGAGATGTTGTAGTTCGAACCTCCGTAGGAAATCATTCTCACGGGGATGTTCTTCATTGCCTCGAGCACTTTTGTTTCGAAACCGATGTTTGACCAGTCGAGGTCACCAACAACACAGATTACGCACATGCCGGTATCTACTGTTACAGTACCGTATTTCTTCAGTTCATCAACAATCTCGCCAAGATGAGCAGAGTTGTCGATAGACATAGATACGCCAACCTCTGATGTGCAGACCATGTCAATGGGTGTCTGATAGCTCTCGAAAATCTCGAACACTTTTCTGAGGAAACCTGTGGCGAGAAGCATGCGAGATGACTTGATCTTGATGGCGATGATGTTGTCCTTAGCAGCAACAGCCTTAATCTTTCCATACTCAGTGGTATTGGAGATTGTGGTTCCCTCAGCCTCTGGATCCATGGTGTTAAGCAAACGTACTGGTATGCCTGCATACTTTGCTGGCTGAACACAGGTTGGGTGGAGGATCTTTGCTCCGAAGTAAGCGAGCTCAGCAGCCTCTTCGAAGTGGAGCTGATGGACAGGCTCTGTCTTGTCAACAACGCGTGGGTCGTTGTTGTGCATGCCGTCGATGTCGGTCCATATCTGAATCTCCTCTGCGCTGATAGCTGCGCCGATGAGTGATGCTGTGTAGTCGCTACCTCCACGCTGCAGGTTATCTACCTCGCCATAGGCATTGCGGCAGATGAAGCCCTGAGTGATATATACCTGGTGCTGGCCAATCTGATCCATGATAGCACCAAGTTTCTCCTTGATATAGATAGGATCGGGCTCGGCATTCTTGTCAGTACGCATAAAGTCAAGGGCATTGACAAGTACAGCATCGATGCCCTGCTCGCGCATATAGTTGACAACCATGTTTGTTGATATCATTTCGCCCTGTGCCACGATGCTCTTCTCTTCGAACGAGGTGAAGAGCTCCTTGGTGAATGAGCGCAGATACTGGAATTCCTCGCGCAGGAAATCGGCTGTCTGCTGCTTTAACTCAGCGTTAGCATAGAGCTCATCCAGATGGCGCAGATATTTCTGCTCCAGACGGTTGATAACCTCGTTGGCACCATCGGGATTCTTCTTGTAGAGATAGTCGGAAATCTCGACAAGAGAGTTAGTAGTGCCTGACATGGCTGAAAGTACTACAAAAACGGGCTCACCTGACTTGGTGACCAGTGAGGTCACTTCTTTCATTCTTTGTGGCGATCCTACAGAGGTACCACCAAACTTCATCACTTTCATAGTCGTACTATTATTATATTTGTTGTTTTCTTTATTGACAGTTAATATTAAGACTCGAGAATCATAATTGGTTCGTCGTTGCTTTCCTGAACAGGTTCTTCTTCAAGATTTTCTTCAATCTGCATCTTGTTATAGTCGCTGGTCATTTCCTCTATGCGACCATCAACACAGCGATACACGATGCCTGGGAACTCTTCGAGCAGAGGCATGTTGTGGGTTGACATGATGACAGCCGTACCTGTTTGAGCTATGTGACGCAGAATCTCCATGATGGTGTGTGCTGTCTCAGGGTCGAGGTTGCCCATGGGTTCGTCGGCCACAATCATTTTTGGACTATTGAGGAGGGCACGGGCAATGGCTACACGCTGCTGCTCACCTCCAGACAGCTCATGAGGCATGCAATTCATCTTTGACTTCATACCTACGAGTTCAAGCACTTCAGTAATGCGCGCATCGACATCAGCTTTCTTCCAGCCTGTGGCACGAAGCACGAATCGCAGATTCTTATAGATTGTTCTATCGGTAAGAAGCTGAAAGTCCTGAAAGATGATACCCATCTGTCGACGCAAGGCAGGTATATGCTTGCGACGTAGGGTAGTGAGGTCTGTGTCTAGCACCATTGCTGTATCAGCTTCTTTGACATCGAGCTCGAAGTAGAGTGTCTTCAAGAGTGAGCTCTTGCCTGAACCAACACGTCCTATGAGATAGACGAACTCGCCTTCATCAACCTTGAAGTCAACATCGGAGAGTATTTTTGAACCGTCCTGCTGATATATGTTTACGTTTTTATATTCAACTAACATGTCATTATTGCCTTTTAAAGATAATGATTAATCCATTGTGCCAGCAGCCTTTGCCTTGCGACGTTGGGCATCCCAGTTAGGGTCGTGGCGGCGATGAAGCTCTTCTGCCAGTTGCTCTATGCGAAGACCTTTACTTGTAAGAAGCACCATGAGATGATAGAGCATGTCGGCACCTTCGTAGATGAGATGCTCGTTGTCGCCATTTGTGGCTTCTATGACGGTCTCAAGGGCTTCTTCGCCCAATTTCTGAGCCATCTTGTTAACACCATCGCGGAACAGTTTTGTGGTATAGCTGCCCTCGGGCATCTCAGTGTGACGCTTGTCAATGAAGTCCTGAAGCTCGGAAAGGAATGAAATGGCACTCAAGCCATTGTTCTCCTCACCCCAGCAGGTGTCTGTGCCTGTGTGACAGGTAGGTCCGTCAGGAGTAGCGCGTACAAGTAATGTGTCGTGGTCGCAGTCGGACTTTATACTTACAAGATGAAGGAAGTTACACGAGGTCTCGCCCTTAGTCCAAAGGCAGTTCCTTGAGCGGCTCCAGAATGTCACTTTGCCTGTGGCGAGGGTCTTCTGATAAGCCTCTTCATTCATATAGCCAAGCATCAGCACGTTGCGTGTGTTGGCATCTTGTATTATTGCCGGCACGAGTCCGTCACATTTTTTGAAATCTATTTCCATAGTTGTATTTTGACTGTTTCGCTATTTACTATTTCATATGTTTACAATCTCACATTTATGCCTTCATCAAGCAGGTATTGCTTTAGCTCTGGGATGAGTATCTCTCCGAAATGGAAGACGCTTGCTGCCAGTGCTGCGTCGGCTTTTCCTTTAATGAACGTGTCGCGGAAGTGCTCTTTACTCCCTGCGCCGCCACTTGCAATAATTGGTATAGAGAGCTTGTCGGCTAACTTGCTTATGGCTTCGTTTGCATAGCCAGTCTTAACGCCATCGTGATTCATGCTCGTGAAGAGTATCTCGCCAGCACCTCGCTCCTGTGCTTCATAAGCCCACTGGAACAGGTCGAGTTCAGTACGTTCGCGTCCGCCTTTCAGATAGCAATGCCATGGGGTATGGAGTGGATCGTTTTCGTCATCCATCCTTGCGTCGATGGCGCATACACATACTTGTGAGCCGAAATGCTTGGCAATCTCGTCGATAAGTTCCGGATGACGTATGGCAGCGCTGTTGATGCTCACCTTGTCGGCTCCAGCATATAGGAGTCGCTCAACATCGCTCAGCTCGTTGATGCCACCGCCCACGGTGAATGGTATGTTAATAGCTTTTGCCACACGTGACACCATGTCGGTGAACGTCTTGCGCTCCTCAAACGATGCTGTGATGTCAAGGAACACCAGCTCGTCGGCACCAGCATCGCTGTAGGCTTTACCCAGTTCAACAGGGTCGCCAGCTCTACGCAGGTTGACGAAGTTTGTTCCTTTAACTGTTTCTCCGTTTTTTACGTCCAGACAAGGTATGATTCGCTTTGCTAAACTCATGGTTATATGTTGTGTTCAGATGCTTTAATATTTTGCTCAGATACGTTCAATTGTCTCTTTAAGCTCTATCAGGTCAATCTTTCCTTCATAGATGGCTTTGCCAAAGACTACTGCAGGAATGCCATCTTGCTGAAGAGCAACGATATCTGATATGGAGCTGACACCGCCGCTTGCTATCAGGTGAAGGTCGGGATATGCCGCCATCACTTCCTTGTATAACTGGTTAGCTGGTCCGGCAAGTGTTCCGTCTTTGGAAATCTCTGTACAGAGAACATTCTTCACACCCATATCGACATACTGTTTAAGGAATGGGAGTAATGACATCTTTGAATCCTCAAGCCATCCGTTAATGCTTATGAACCCGTTTCTTACGTCTGCTCCAAGAATAATCCTGTCTGAGCCATATTTCTTCAGCCAAGATTCAAAAAGCGAAGGATTGCTCACGGCTATTGAACCCACGGTAACCATAGAAGCACCACAATTGAACGCCTGTTCTATATCTTCGTCAGTCTTAATGCCACCGCCGAAATCGACTATTAGACTGGTCTCTGTCGTTATGGCTTTGAGTGCATCGCTGTTAACTATATGCTTTGACTTAGCTCCATCAAGGTCAACGACATGAAGACGGGTATAGCCTAAACGCTCGAAGTTCTTTGCTATCTCGACAGGCGAGTCACTATAGACCGTCTTTGCGTCATAGTCGCCCTTGATCAAGCGCACGCACTGGCCGTTTATTATGTCAATAGCGGGTATAAGTTCTATCTTCGTAGTCATTTCCTTTTCTCCTTTATCAGCTTGTTCTTTTCTCCTTTGATAGCTTATTCTTGAGTTATCAACTATTCGTTACTGAGCTATTGATAAGAAGTTCTTCAGTATCTGCTCTCCAACACTTCCGCTCTTCTCTGGATGGAACTGCGTTGCAAAGAAATTATCTTTATGAATAGCTGCGGAATAGGGCGTGATATAGTCTGCTGTTGCGATGGTCTCCTTGCAGAGTGGCACATAATAGCTGTGTACGAAATAGACATACTTGTCTTCTATGCCATTCATCAAAGCTGATTTCGTGTCATATAGCTTGTTCCAGCCCATGCATGGCACTTTGTCTTCATGACGAGTAGGGCAGAAACGCTTCACCTCAGTATCAAAGATACCGATGCAGGCAACATCGCCTTCTTCAGAATGTTTGCATAGTAGTTGCTGACCTACACAAATGCCTAAGACTGGCTGACATAGTGAACGTATTACCTCGTCAAGATTTCTTGCGCGAAGATACTCCATGGCACTACGAGCTTCGCCCTGACCAGGGAAAATCACACAGTCTGCGCTTTTCAGTTGTTCTGCATCATCAGTAAGCAATGGCTCCACACCTAAACGGTTGAATGCGTTGATGACTGAGCAGATGTTGCCAGCATTATATTTGACTATTGCAATATTCATTTTAGCTGAAGATGATGGTCTTATTCTTGTAAGTGAGAATCTTTCTTTGTATGTGCTTTGAGACAGCTCGTGAGAGCACAATCTTTTCCAGATCCTTACCTTTAAGCACGAGACTCTCAGGCGTGTCCTTATGTGTTATGCGTGCCACGTCTTGCTCTATGATTGGACCTGCGTCGAGTTCTGCTGTTACATAGTGACTCGTGGCACCGATAATCTTCACTCCGCGTTCCCATGCCTGATGGTAGGGCTTTGCTCCAACGAAAGCTGGAAGGAACGAGTGGTGAATGTTGATGATATGGTGTGGATAGGCAGCTATCATGTCGTCACTTATTATCTGCATGTATCTTGCAAGTACGATGAATGTTACTTTCTCCTTCTTCAGAAGGTCCATCTCTGCCTGTTCCACTTCAGCCTTATTTGAATGGTCTTTCTTTATGCTCCATACATGATATGGAATGCCGAACTGCTCAGCTACATAACGCAAGTCCTCGTGGTTAGAGACAATGCAGGGTATGTCAACATCGTACTCTCCGGCTTTCCATCTTGCAAGCAGATCATAAAGACAGTGGCTCATCTTGCTGACGAAGATTGCCATACGAGGACGCTGGTCGCTGAAATAAAGGTTGAACTCCATCTGATAACGCTGTGCATAGAGCGTCTTTATGTATTCGTTAATCTTTTCTCGTGGAATAAGAAAACCATCAAGTTCCCATTGTATACGCATGAAAAACATACCATCCTGATGGTCAACATATTGGTCAAGGTCAACGATGTTACCTTGGTTATCCGTGATAAATTTTGTAACTTCTGATATAATGCCTTGCTGATCTGGGCAATGCAGAAGAAGAATAGCTGTTGGCTTCATTCCTTATATGTTATTTTATTAAGTCTATTTCAACGTGCAAAATTACATAAATAATTCGAGTTTATTGTCCTTTATAGTGAAAAATGCATTTTTTTTTCGATAAAAGAAACAAAAACGTATAAACAACACGTTTAAATACACTAAGAAACAAGTTTCACGAGTTTTACGTCTTTTTCTAATACTTGTACCAAGTATAGCCAGATAGCGTAAAACCCGTGAAAATTGTTTTGAATGAAATGGTTATCAGTTGTTTACCGTTCCACCAACAATATCAAGAAGCTCGCTCGTGATTGCCTGTTGACGGCTCTTGTTGTATTGCAGGTTCAGCTGACGCAACAACTCATCAGCATTATCTGTAGCAGTCTGCATGGCCACCATGCGTGCTGCATGCTCAGAAGCCACGTTGTCGAGTAGGGCCGTGTAGAGCATCAGATGTCCCATCTTCGGTATGAGCTGCGACAGAACAGTATGCATGTCTGGCTCAACTATGAAGTTGTCGTTCAGAGGCTTAACCTCATTTTCGTTCACCTCGCGTTTGCGACCGTGTTGCTTCAGATAGTCCATTGCCTTCTTCGTGACAACGTTCGAACTAAGGTCGCGCTCATGATCGCTGTTCAGTTCGCTCTCGATGTCAATGGGAAGGAAAGTCTTGTGTGTAAGAACCTGTGAACCAGCACTTTTGAAGTGGTGATAAATAAGCTCTACTTTGTCAATCTCTCCTTTAGCGAAACGCTCTCCCAGTTCCATGGCCAGGTCGATGCATTGCTTCACATTGGGATGG from Prevotella sp. E13-27 carries:
- a CDS encoding TlpA family protein disulfide reductase; this translates as MKKTILLSTAFALFLALSPNKAYSSNNNDALMEVNNTEQAPQSEAKAIGKMFTDLVINGSDGRKHRLSEWCGKGNYVLIDFWASWCGPCRREMPNVVRCYEAYHKKGFEVIGISFDNNKAAWLEAIKELNMPWIHLSDLAGWKSVGASTYGIRSIPSNILLDKNGKIIAVDLRGYALDEQLEKIFNK
- the nifJ gene encoding pyruvate:ferredoxin (flavodoxin) oxidoreductase; protein product: MAKEKKFITCDGNEAAAHVSYMFSEVAAIYPITPSSPMAEHVDEWAARGRKNLWGQTVSVQEMQSEAGAAGAVHGSLQAGALTTTFTASQGLLLMIPNMYKIAGELIPCVFDVSARTLASHSLCIFGDHQDVMACRQTGFAMLCEGSVQEVMDMTAAAHLASLETCVPFVNFFDGFRTSHEYHKIELLDQEDVRPLVKEEYIKRFRDRAMSPERPITRGTAENPETFFTHREACNPYYDAVPEVVEKYLGELSKITGREYHLFSYYGAEDADRMIILMGSATDAAREAIDYLNANGQKVGMISVHLYRPFSVKHLLAAVPKTVKKIAVLDRTKEPGANGEPLYLDVKDAFFDVQDRPVIVGGRYGLGSHDTTPAQIISVFNNLAMPEPKNHFTIGIVDDVTFTSLPEVEEIALGGKGMFQAKFYGLGADGTVGANKNSVKIIGDNTDKYCQAYFSYDSKKSGGFTCSHLRFGDTPIRSTYLVTTPNFVACHVQAYLHMYDVTRGLQKNGQFLLNTIFDADELEKFMPNKVKRYFAQNNITVYTINATKIAQEIGLGNRTNTILQSAFFRITGVIPVELAVEKMKAAALKSYGAKGQDVVDKNYAAIDRGGEYVQLTVKPEWANLADDAEKQDDAPAFVKELVRPINAQAGDLLKVSDFVKHGTVDGSWEVGTAAYEKRGVEAFVPVWNKENCIQCNQCAYICPHAAIRPFVLDENELKGFAAAADTLEMKAPAAMKGMHFRIETSVLDCLGCGNCADICPGNPKTGKALTMAPFNPDAADMVQEAKNWEYLVKNVKSKQNLVDIKSNVKNSQFAQPLFEFSGACSGCGETPYVKLISQLFGDRQMIANATGCSSIYSASIPSTPYTKNEKGQGPVFNNSLFEDFCEFGLGMALGNKKMKERVAKLLAEACEKCDVTPEYKALAEEWIANKDDADKTKEIAPKLRAEIAACAAKGCEICKELQTLDHYLVKRSQWIIGGDGASYDIGYGGLDHVIASGEDVNILVLDTEVYSNTGGQASKATPLGAIAQFAAQGKRIRKKDLGMIATTYGYVYVAQIAMGADHAQTLKAIREAEAWHGPSIIIAYAPCINHGLKAKGGMGKSQAEEKKAVECGYWHLWRYNPALAEEGKNPFSLDSKEPNWANFHDFLLGEVRYLSVKKAYPNEAEELFAEAQKMAQIRYKSYIRKAAEDWSE
- a CDS encoding smalltalk protein, translating into MKNETWKFILQTIAAILTAIATSLGVQSCMTMM
- the lysA gene encoding diaminopimelate decarboxylase, whose translation is MKGQFPLERFQSIRTPFYYYDADLLRKTLQTINDEVERHENWHVHYAVKANANPSLLRIIRNAGFGADCVSGGEIEACIRAGFPASKIVYAGVGKSDWEINLGLDNNIFCFNVESIPELEVINQLAHQKGKTARVAFRLNPNVGAHTHANITTGLAENKFGIAMRDMVPVIEHATCLQNIQVVGLHFHIGSQILDMNDFKALCNRVNELQDELERHRITVEHINVGGGLGVDYEHPNRLPIADFKSYFDTFARTLKLRTGQSLHFELGRAVVAQCGSLITRTLYIKEGAFKKFCIVDAGFTDLIRPALYQAYHKIENLSSDSATESYDVVGPICESTDVFAKQIDLNETHRGDLIAIRSAGAYGEIMASGYNCRQLPKGITSDEL
- a CDS encoding aspartate kinase, whose amino-acid sequence is MKVMKFGGTSVGSPQRMKEVTSLVTKSGEPVFVVLSAMSGTTNSLVEISDYLYKKNPDGANEVINRLEQKYLRHLDELYANAELKQQTADFLREEFQYLRSFTKELFTSFEEKSIVAQGEMISTNMVVNYMREQGIDAVLVNALDFMRTDKNAEPDPIYIKEKLGAIMDQIGQHQVYITQGFICRNAYGEVDNLQRGGSDYTASLIGAAISAEEIQIWTDIDGMHNNDPRVVDKTEPVHQLHFEEAAELAYFGAKILHPTCVQPAKYAGIPVRLLNTMDPEAEGTTISNTTEYGKIKAVAAKDNIIAIKIKSSRMLLATGFLRKVFEIFESYQTPIDMVCTSEVGVSMSIDNSAHLGEIVDELKKYGTVTVDTGMCVICVVGDLDWSNIGFETKVLEAMKNIPVRMISYGGSNYNISFLIREEDKRRALQSLSDTLFK
- a CDS encoding cell division ATP-binding protein FtsE, producing the protein MLVEYKNVNIYQQDGSKILSDVDFKVDEGEFVYLIGRVGSGKSSLLKTLYFELDVKEADTAMVLDTDLTTLRRKHIPALRRQMGIIFQDFQLLTDRTIYKNLRFVLRATGWKKADVDARITEVLELVGMKSKMNCMPHELSGGEQQRVAIARALLNSPKMIVADEPMGNLDPETAHTIMEILRHIAQTGTAVIMSTHNMPLLEEFPGIVYRCVDGRIEEMTSDYNKMQIEENLEEEPVQESNDEPIMILES
- the hisF gene encoding imidazole glycerol phosphate synthase subunit HisF, translating into MSLAKRIIPCLDVKNGETVKGTNFVNLRRAGDPVELGKAYSDAGADELVFLDITASFEERKTFTDMVSRVAKAINIPFTVGGGINELSDVERLLYAGADKVSINSAAIRHPELIDEIAKHFGSQVCVCAIDARMDDENDPLHTPWHCYLKGGRERTELDLFQWAYEAQERGAGEILFTSMNHDGVKTGYANEAISKLADKLSIPIIASGGAGSKEHFRDTFIKGKADAALAASVFHFGEILIPELKQYLLDEGINVRL